One Alligator mississippiensis isolate rAllMis1 chromosome 12, rAllMis1, whole genome shotgun sequence DNA window includes the following coding sequences:
- the LOC106739496 gene encoding RING finger protein 223 has protein sequence MEPGEPQQPIPECPICYVPYDNIFQTPLLLPCSHTFCLECLSRLCVFLKQSQALQCPLCRASVSIPHGGVPNLLPNMAVITQFPPWMQTLQEVWLDGYKLYCIQKPLSSGQVSASEESPEMLITVELLRNPAPRDTHLADLIHVHRPLRLSVCRQLCHALWEYRIRVFWVTVLLGILTVLLMSLIYK, from the coding sequence ATGGAGCCAGGGGAGCCTCAACAGCCCATTCCTGAGTGCCCCATCTGCTACGTCCCCTACGACAACATTTTCCAGACGCCCCTGCTCCTGCCGTGCTCCCACACCTTCTGCCTGGAATGCCTCTCCAGGCTGTGTGTCTTCCTGAAACAATCCCAGGCACTCCAGTGCCCTCTCTGCAGAGCCAGCGTGTCCATCCCCCACGGAGGGGTCCCCAACCTCCTGCCAAACATGGCTGTCATCACCCAGTTCCCTCCGTGGATGCAGACGCTGCAGGAGGTCTGGCTGGATGGATACAAGCTCTACTGCATCCAAAAGCCTCTGTCAAGTGGTCAAGTCAGTGCCAGCGAAGAAAGCCCCGAGATGCTGATTACAGTGGAGCTGCTGCGCAACCCGGCTCCTCGAGATACCCACTTGGCAGACTTAATTCATGTCCACCGTCCCCTCCGTCTGTCCGTGTGCAGACAGCTGTGCCATGCCCTGTGGGAGTATCGCATCAGGGTGTTCTGGGTCACAGTACTGCTGGGCATACTGACCGTTTTACTCATGTCACTGATTTACAAGTGA
- the LOC102561171 gene encoding E3 ubiquitin-protein ligase RNF183, whose protein sequence is MLAPLQGPAALDSQEELALEMECAICYSQYNNAFHAPKVLQCQHTFCLECLARINVKSQLPDTIQCPMCRSYTRLPDSGPPKLDNNLAILSCLPKGMNRTCSIHFSRSKGRLWLKQLPEVSHGTVVPQIFMSNISHSLDVGRPPWQENQLHQEDQWSRWSCLDKPLCRTLLVVAVMVTVTLIISSTLFFILPPSSRASHNMTALSPLVATDSSP, encoded by the coding sequence ATGCTTGCACCGCTGCAAGGACCTGCTGCACTGGACTCCCAGGAGGAGCTGGCCCTGGAGATGGAGTGTGCCATCTGCTACAGCCAATACAACAATGCCTTCCATGCCCCCAAGGTGCTGCAGTGCCAACACACCTTCTGCCTGGAGTGCCTGGCCCGTATCAACGTCAAGTCCCAGCTGCCAGACACTATCCAATGCCCCATGTGCCGGTCCTACACCAGGCTCCCGGACAGCGGGCCTCCCAAGCTAGACAACAACCTTGCCATCCTATCTTGCCTTCCAAAAGGCATGAATAGGACCTGCAGCATCCACTTCAGCCGCAGCAAGGGCAGGCTCTGGCTCAAGCAACTGCCTGAGGTCTCCCATGGGACTGTGGTGCCACAGATCTTCATGAGCAATATCAGCCACAGCTTGGACGTGGGCCGCCCACCATGGCAAGAGAACCAGCTGCACCAGGAGGATCAGTGGAGCCGCTGGAGCTGCTTGGACAAACCTTTGTGCCGCACTCTCTTGGTGGTGGCAGTCATGGTCACAGTCACCCTCATCATCAGCTCCACCCTGTTCTTCATTCTGCCTCCTTCCAGCAGAGCCAGTCACAACATGACAGCTCTCAGCCCACTTGTGGCAACCGACAGCTCCCCCTGA
- the LOC102561551 gene encoding E3 ubiquitin-protein ligase RNF183 yields MAEGLSHEPEADCPVCWNPYNNTFRTPKLLQCHHSFCIECLAHLSLVSPIRNRLQCPLCRHPTVLPSDQPVTELPTNAAVLRLLRLEPNHIILEGRQLCLKDERKSRYFLRQPRVYTLNLGTEPGPGLGSRVGNSQASPLPSQSTLRERLRNPQFRIFAYVMAIILSVTLLLIFSIFWTKQFLWGVG; encoded by the coding sequence ATGGCCGAAGGGCTGAGCCATGAGCCGGAGGCAGACTGCCCGGTGTGCTGGAACCCCTACAACAACACCTTCCGCACCCCGAAGCTGCTGCAATGCCACCACTCCTTCTGCATCGAGTGCCTGGCACATCTAAGCCTGGTGTCCCCTATCCGGAACCGGCTACAATGCCCACTGTGCCGCCACCCCACAGTGTTGCCCTCCGACCAGCCTGTCACCGAACTGCCCACCAATGCTGCTGTCCTGCGGTTGCTCAGGCTGGAGCCCAACCACATCATCCTAGAGGGGAGGCAGCTGTGCCTGAAGGATGAACGGAAGTCACGCTACTTCCTGCGCCAGCCCCGCGTGTACACCCTCAACCTGGGGACAGAGCCAGGACCGGGACTGGGGTCCAGGGTGGGTAACTCCCAGGCTTCCCCTCTCCCTAGCCAATCCACACTGCGGGAGCGTCTCCGTAACCCCCAGTTCCGCATCTTTGCCTATGTGATGGCCATCATCCTCAGCGTGACGCTGCTGCTCATCTTCTCCATCTTCTGGACCAAGCAGTTTCTGTGGGGTGTAGGCTGA